Genomic segment of Cryptococcus neoformans var. neoformans JEC21 chromosome 5 sequence:
ACGCTCATCACCGGGTTCTCTCCGCCTTCGAACGGTAATCCATTCATACCAGCCTGATATCTCAACGGCCCAAGATCGGCAGCCGGTTCTTGAGTGAGATACGGGTCTTCGATCGGTAACTGAAGGAATTTGGAGATGCAAGATTCTTTGGAACGACTCCCAACATGGTCGGCAACAGCCTGCCAGTCGTCATCAAACATTTCGATACCTTCAAGAAGCAACAATGTTTCCTGGTCTGACCAGTCGGCGCCGACAGAAGCTGAAGCGTGCTTGAATGCTTCTTCGTCGAGACGGACAAAGTCGCCAGAGTACATGGTGGAAGGGAACCGTCCACTAACAAAACATGACGGACAAATGGTGTACTCGCCATCCTTCAGCGAGTGATATCTTGTCGTTGTGCAATCGGTACCGCAAGTCTCACACACATAAGTCTTGGATTTGGGCACGTCGCCATTGGTGCTGGCGAGTTTTGTCGCGTCTTCGGCAGAAACGGGCTTGGTAGTGCGAGGGGTGGAGTGATAGATGGTTTTGCGGAGGTCGAGGTTGGACGGATGAGGAGTGACGCCATTGGTCTGCGATAAGGCGCCGGCACCGGGCTTGACACCGGGATGCAAGAGGTTGGACAGGCCACGAGGGGTGTCGAGAGTGACCCGGAAGTGGCCAGTAAAAGGGGGACCAAGGGCCGCCGGTCGAGTGTCGGGGTCGACCTACTCGCGTTTAgttttggatgatgagtTTGTCATTTGAGCTTCTCACCTGATAATTAATCAATCCCCACTGTTCCAAAAAGGCATGCACCCTCATGATCGCGCCAACGTCACCGGCCAAATTCCTCCTGCACGCCGTCACCGTCAAGTATTCTCCAGGGTTCAGCCTGTATGTGTTAATCATGAAATCTCTATAGTCCTTGTACACGCTCGGCGTCTTGCTCCTGTTccttgaagagaagaactCGGGCAAGGAACGACGCTCGATCGGGTGGATAGTGGTGAGGGAGAACCATGAAGAATAAGAAGGGATGACGAGCGGGTGGGTCTGGGCAGCGAGATAGGTGGTTGCGAGGTCGTGCAGCTGGGCTGGCGTTGGCCGTTCGGGTTCCGGTGCTGGTGTCTCCTCTGCGGGTGTCTCTGTCGCGGCGGCGTCGCGAGGAGTGGCCGACGGTTCTTTATAAACAAAGTCGCGTCAGACGCGTCCATCCATCTGTCCAGTTTCCAGTCGCAATGCACAGAGCCAAACTTACCCCCATTATCGACCGGCACACTGATGTTGGCAATCTCCCCGCCGTAATGCGGTTCTcgctccttttccttccccgGCGCGCTGGCGACGTCGTGGGTCTGCACGCCCTGGCCTGTGGCCTCTGCTTGCTGCTCCTGCTGGCTGTCTGCGTCTGCGGGCGTGGATATGCGGAGGGATATCTTGGGCGTGGACATGGCGTAGAGTGGATGAAAATAAGAAAATAAATAACTAACGACGACTTAAGAGCAGCATCCACAAGTCAACAATGGCAAGAGCCCGCGGCGTTATTCGGTTTTTCGGCGGTCTCCGCCCGTGGCTGCCGAGGCAAGTCCGCCCCTCGGCTGACGTCACGGCCCTGCAGCAGAGCAGTATTCCGCTCGACAATTATTACTACATCTCTTTTATATCATCTACATTTCTTCCCACTGACTTGTCCAGGCCCCGAAAACACAACAAAATGCCCCACACTTCAGCGCCTCCTGTTCTCTACTCGTTCGACGACACCAAGCATCTCCAGTCGTCGCTCGCCAACTTTATCCTCAAAGCTCAGGCAGACGCCGTCGCCCATCGCGGCGTGTTCACGATCGCCCTTTCAGGCGGATCGCTTCCTAACCAGCTCCGTCCCTTGGCGGACATTGAGGGGATTCACTGGGATAAGTGGCAAGTTTTCTTTTCGGACGAGCGTATTGTGCCCCTGGATCACCCCGATAGCAACTATGCGGCCTGCGCCAAGGCGTTCTTGGACCATGTGCCAATCAAAAAGGAGCAGATTCACACTATCAACACCTCGCTCTTCCGGGAACAGACCCGCTCAGACCCTACTGCTGAGATCAAGccgggggaggaggatgcggCGGAGAACGAGGCCGTTGATATCGCAGACGACTATGAAAAGCAGCTCGTCCAGACTTTTGGCGGGGGCAATGCTGCTCGATACCCTACCTTtgacctcatcctcctcggtATGGGTCCCGACGGCCACACTTGCTCCCTGTTCCCCGGCCATGAGCTTTTGTCCGAGAACGACAGGTGGGTTGCGGAGATCCAGGACAGCCCCAAGCCTCCCAAGAGAAGAATCACCTTTACGTGAGTCCAATCATTTTTCTTTATTGAAGGGGTCAGACAGTTAACCAAAGCgtcggatgatgatagtTACCCCGTGCTGAACCACGCTTTCCGATGTGCATTCGTTGCTTCAGGTGAAGGCAAGCAGGATATGCTCTCTCAAATTCTTGACAACCCTGAAGAAGGCCTTCCATGCTCTCGCGTCCGCCCCAACTCGTGCGTTGTGTCTACATGTTTTTCCATCGTAATGATGACTGACGATATATCTAATTAGCCCCGGTCTCGTATTCTGGTTCGTTGACGCTTCCGCTTCGGCCAAGATCCAGTACCCCAAGACCGAATACAAGTGGATCCAGGCTGCGGGCGAGGATGACCCAGTCGCCgtcgagaggaagaagatgaagagtgaGATGGATGCCGCCG
This window contains:
- a CDS encoding chromatin remodeling-related protein, putative, yielding MSTPKISLRISTPADADSQQEQQAEATGQGVQTHDVASAPGKEKEREPHYGGEIANISVPVDNGEPSATPRDAAATETPAEETPAPEPERPTPAQLHDLATTYLAAQTHPLVIPSYSSWFSLTTIHPIERRSLPEFFSSRNRSKTPSVYKDYRDFMINTYRLNPGEYLTVTACRRNLAGDVGAIMRVHAFLEQWGLINYQVDPDTRPAALGPPFTGHFRVTLDTPRGLSNLLHPGVKPGAGALSQTNGVTPHPSNLDLRKTIYHSTPRTTKPVSAEDATKLASTNGDVPKSKTYVCETCGTDCTTTRYHSLKDGEYTICPSCFVSGRFPSTMYSGDFVRLDEEAFKHASASVGADWSDQETLLLLEGIEMFDDDWQAVADHVGSRSKESCISKFLQLPIEDPYLTQEPAADLGPLRYQAGMNGLPFEGGENPVMSVVAFLASQVGPAVAAAAAQSALGELAKGLKRKRSEGEKEGEKEGKVAKNDEEKKESDEKKKESDEEKEKEKEGEAEPMAVDEATEQPTEPSTAPVENTETEANPSVPSASDLSRAATLALSSAATKASALASHEDHRISQLVSRLVTVQTRKVELKLSMFERLEELLENEKRSIELARQNLFRDKQTVKKQLAQVEELLKKAKEGDKGVEGEVAGLKKDIETGSTAEAVKEVQATNEPAVEGDTTLGKL
- a CDS encoding 6-phosphogluconolactonase, putative, with the translated sequence MPHTSAPPVLYSFDDTKHLQSSLANFILKAQADAVAHRGVFTIALSGGSLPNQLRPLADIEGIHWDKWQVFFSDERIVPLDHPDSNYAACAKAFLDHVPIKKEQIHTINTSLFREQTRSDPTAEIKPGEEDAAENEAVDIADDYEKQLVQTFGGGNAARYPTFDLILLGMGPDGHTCSLFPGHELLSENDRWVAEIQDSPKPPKRRITFTYPVLNHAFRCAFVASGEGKQDMLSQILDNPEEGLPCSRVRPNSPGLVFWFVDASASAKIQYPKTEYKWIQAAGEDDPVAVERKKMKSEMDAAVKEGERQ